One part of the Tindallia californiensis genome encodes these proteins:
- the galE gene encoding UDP-glucose 4-epimerase GalE gives MRVRMKILVTGGLGYVGSHTVVELMREGHEAIIADNLVNAKVEVLDKIQCITGKKPVFYQIDVTKESKLQRLFSEHKLEGVLHFAGLKAVGESVDRPLDYYQNNILSTIVLVKVCLKHRIDKFVFSSSATVYGDQPSPLVEDMELGKTVNPYGETKVMSERILTDVSKVNPTLAIASLRYFNPIGAHESGLIGERSVGTPNNVMPLINRVAKGKQEKLKVFGGDYNTIDGTGVRDYIHVVDVAKAHVKVIEKIKKGVRVYNLGTGRGTSVLELIQAFEKTNGVSIPWEFTEKRAGDIAVAYANVDKAKLELGWKAERSIEDMVRDAWGFECQNPI, from the coding sequence GTGAGAGTTAGAATGAAAATACTGGTAACGGGAGGACTAGGCTATGTTGGCAGTCACACAGTAGTAGAGTTGATGCGAGAAGGTCATGAAGCAATTATAGCCGATAATCTTGTTAACGCTAAGGTGGAAGTTCTGGATAAAATACAATGCATTACGGGGAAAAAGCCTGTTTTTTATCAGATTGATGTGACGAAGGAATCAAAACTCCAACGTCTTTTCAGTGAACATAAATTGGAAGGTGTTCTTCATTTTGCAGGCTTAAAGGCAGTAGGAGAATCGGTGGACCGTCCGTTGGATTACTATCAAAACAATATTTTATCGACCATTGTATTGGTAAAGGTGTGTCTCAAGCATCGGATAGATAAGTTTGTGTTTAGTTCTTCAGCCACGGTTTATGGAGATCAGCCTTCGCCTTTGGTAGAAGATATGGAACTAGGGAAAACGGTGAATCCTTACGGAGAAACAAAAGTAATGAGTGAAAGAATCCTGACGGATGTTTCTAAAGTGAATCCTACTTTAGCCATTGCTTCGCTAAGGTACTTTAACCCTATAGGAGCCCATGAAAGTGGATTAATTGGTGAACGGTCTGTAGGAACTCCTAATAACGTGATGCCGCTGATCAATAGAGTAGCAAAGGGCAAACAGGAGAAGCTTAAGGTTTTTGGCGGGGATTATAACACTATCGATGGTACAGGAGTTCGTGACTATATTCATGTGGTAGATGTTGCCAAAGCCCATGTTAAGGTAATTGAAAAGATAAAAAAAGGAGTCCGGGTTTATAATTTAGGTACTGGAAGAGGCACATCTGTTTTAGAATTGATACAGGCTTTTGAAAAAACAAACGGAGTCTCTATCCCTTGGGAGTTTACGGAAAAAAGGGCTGGAGATATTGCTGTAGCATATGCAAATGTAGATAAAGCTAAATTAGAATTAGGGTGGAAAGCGGAGCGTAGCATAGAAGATATGGTGAGAGATGCCTGGGGATTTGAATGTCAAAATCCGATCTAA
- a CDS encoding AbrB/MazE/SpoVT family DNA-binding domain-containing protein, producing the protein MAIAKSNEMDKHIEKRRITISSKRQITIPAKYFEALGLDKELECIYSNGMLILTPTRREDSAFAEEILADLIEQGYSDEKLLTEFRKMNRRIRPAVEKLIDEADEIAKLASTDYADPTDDIFGDEETET; encoded by the coding sequence ATGGCAATCGCGAAATCAAATGAGATGGATAAACATATCGAAAAACGTCGTATTACCATATCAAGCAAACGGCAAATCACCATACCAGCGAAGTATTTTGAAGCTTTAGGTCTAGACAAAGAACTTGAGTGTATATACTCGAATGGTATGTTGATACTTACACCAACAAGAAGAGAAGACTCTGCTTTTGCTGAAGAAATTTTAGCTGATTTAATTGAACAAGGATATTCCGATGAAAAATTACTCACTGAATTTAGAAAGATGAACCGAAGGATCAGACCCGCTGTTGAAAAACTCATTGATGAAGCTGATGAAATTGCAAAGTTAGCCTCTACGGATTATGCCGATCCTACGGATGATATTTTCGGTGATGAAGAAACGGAGACTTAA
- a CDS encoding Panacea domain-containing protein, with protein MVPVLHKVKLMKMLWYGDSVSYKRRGKSITGLVYSALPMGAVPEGYEQILDLDGVEFETVLYDLDHLDRMGYKFYSVEGFQIKELTPPYSRY; from the coding sequence ATGGTGCCTGTTCTTCACAAAGTAAAATTAATGAAGATGCTATGGTATGGCGATAGTGTTAGCTATAAAAGAAGAGGAAAATCTATAACTGGTCTAGTGTATAGCGCTTTACCTATGGGTGCAGTACCAGAGGGATATGAACAGATTTTAGATTTGGATGGTGTGGAATTTGAAACAGTTCTATATGATTTAGATCATTTAGATCGCATGGGCTATAAGTTTTACTCGGTTGAAGGTTTTCAAATCAAAGAACTAACTCCACCGTACTCCAGGTATTGA
- a CDS encoding DUF4351 domain-containing protein — MEGETQALVKAALRLLTKKFGPLSEPVRKKIQELDAATLEVMIDQVMDYQSLDDVKKYLM, encoded by the coding sequence ATGGAAGGAGAAACGCAGGCATTGGTAAAAGCAGCACTTCGCCTGTTAACGAAGAAATTTGGGCCTCTATCGGAACCGGTTCGAAAAAAAATACAGGAATTGGATGCGGCAACATTGGAAGTAATGATTGACCAAGTGATGGATTATCAAAGTTTGGATGATGTAAAAAAATACTTGATGTGA
- a CDS encoding REP-associated tyrosine transposase has product MGRKPRVEYRGAVYHVIQRGNNREYIFRKKQDKFFLLEHLKHYREVMDFDILGYVIMDNHYHLMLKTVDAPLKDIMHRINTRFSKQFNRRNKRSGHVFESRYKSLLVMDDSYLLSLLRYIHQNPVQAKICQRIQDYPWSSDRFYRRNEGDNLVDIELILERFSVNRGHAVAAYVRFMDEAEAESEAVFEKGDVVGQPPPKLDQHRKPKSEQRKSLEAILKAVAGTSENCRAILSGSRKRHLTALKQQFITEALHANYRMKEIGECLGISGQPTISVVGLGDTAVKEARERVESALTDGDYIFPQMKVVINLTPGNVKKSGSHFDLPMASPLSVTAP; this is encoded by the coding sequence ATGGGTAGAAAACCACGCGTGGAATACCGCGGTGCCGTCTATCATGTCATTCAGCGAGGCAATAACCGAGAATACATATTTCGAAAAAAACAGGATAAATTTTTCTTGCTGGAGCATCTGAAGCATTACAGGGAAGTGATGGACTTTGACATCTTAGGGTATGTCATCATGGATAACCACTACCATTTAATGCTGAAAACCGTGGACGCACCCCTCAAAGACATTATGCACCGGATCAATACCCGCTTCAGCAAGCAGTTCAATCGGCGAAACAAACGCTCCGGCCATGTATTTGAGAGTCGATACAAAAGCCTGCTGGTCATGGACGATTCCTACCTTTTATCTTTGTTGCGATACATTCATCAAAATCCGGTACAGGCAAAGATTTGTCAAAGAATTCAGGATTATCCCTGGAGCAGTGACCGGTTTTATCGCCGCAACGAAGGCGATAATCTGGTGGACATAGAATTAATCCTGGAACGTTTCTCAGTAAACCGAGGTCATGCGGTTGCAGCCTATGTTCGGTTTATGGATGAGGCAGAAGCTGAAAGTGAAGCCGTCTTTGAAAAAGGAGATGTGGTAGGCCAGCCGCCACCGAAGCTGGACCAGCACCGGAAACCAAAATCCGAGCAGCGCAAGAGCCTGGAAGCAATCCTGAAGGCGGTTGCCGGAACATCAGAAAACTGCCGGGCGATTTTATCAGGGTCCCGAAAAAGGCACTTAACCGCATTAAAGCAGCAATTTATCACCGAAGCCCTTCATGCGAATTACCGAATGAAAGAGATTGGCGAATGTTTGGGCATCAGTGGTCAGCCGACCATCTCAGTGGTAGGGCTGGGAGACACAGCGGTGAAAGAGGCCCGGGAGCGGGTGGAATCGGCTCTGACGGACGGTGACTACATCTTTCCTCAGATGAAGGTGGTCATCAACTTGACGCCGGGCAATGTGAAAAAAAGTGGTTCGCATTTTGATCTGCCTATGGCATCGCCCCTTTCGGTCACCGCACCATAA
- a CDS encoding RNA-binding domain-containing protein, translated as MKAENLKKIISQGESITVEFKESKKKINKDVYESVCGFLNRYGGQLFLGVKDNGDIVGVDEDSVEQIKKDFVTSINNPQTLSPTFYLAVEEVEVDGKIILYIHVPESSQVHRCKGKIFDRNEDGDFDITNNTNLVSALYMRKQSTHTENRIFPYAEMEGLESELFTKVRKLAGNQKDNHPWTSMKDMEILKSAGLYLMDPNTGKQGITLGGILIFGKEELIHAALSHHKTDAILRRENLDRYDDRDDVRVNLLRSYERLMQFIAKHLNDKFYLEGDQRVSLRDKIFREAISNLLIHREFSNPFPAKLVIEKDRVYIENSNKPHGNGIIDPENFSPYPKNPTIAKLFKEIGWVDELGSGVRNIYKYNRIYSGADPEFIEGDVFKTIIPLTVQATNHDTNQDTVQDTNQDNEDIKGLLEFCRTPRTREEMQQFMGLNNRGHFRQKILNPLIKGGLLKMTLPDKPTSRNQKYYSNR; from the coding sequence ATGAAAGCAGAGAATCTGAAGAAAATAATCAGTCAAGGCGAAAGCATTACTGTAGAATTTAAAGAAAGCAAAAAGAAGATAAATAAAGATGTATATGAGTCTGTCTGTGGTTTTCTAAACCGTTATGGCGGCCAGCTATTTCTTGGTGTCAAAGACAATGGTGACATTGTAGGTGTTGATGAAGATTCTGTAGAACAAATCAAGAAGGATTTTGTGACATCAATTAATAACCCGCAGACCCTAAGTCCTACCTTTTATCTGGCTGTGGAAGAAGTAGAAGTAGACGGGAAAATTATTCTTTATATTCATGTACCGGAGAGTTCCCAGGTACATCGCTGCAAAGGGAAAATCTTTGACCGGAACGAAGATGGTGACTTTGACATCACCAACAACACAAATCTGGTATCTGCACTGTATATGAGAAAACAAAGTACTCATACAGAAAACAGGATCTTTCCCTATGCTGAAATGGAAGGACTGGAGTCTGAGTTATTTACAAAGGTTAGGAAACTGGCTGGAAACCAGAAGGATAACCATCCGTGGACTTCAATGAAAGATATGGAAATCCTAAAGAGTGCAGGCCTCTATTTAATGGATCCTAATACTGGGAAGCAGGGTATTACGCTTGGAGGCATTTTGATTTTTGGTAAGGAAGAATTGATTCATGCTGCTCTATCTCATCATAAAACAGATGCCATTTTACGCCGGGAGAATTTGGATCGGTATGATGACCGGGATGATGTTAGAGTGAATCTTCTAAGAAGCTATGAAAGGTTGATGCAGTTTATTGCGAAGCATCTCAATGACAAATTTTATCTCGAGGGTGATCAGCGTGTGAGTTTAAGGGATAAGATTTTCAGAGAAGCGATTTCAAATTTACTGATTCATAGAGAGTTCTCAAACCCATTTCCCGCCAAGCTGGTGATAGAGAAGGACAGGGTCTACATCGAGAACAGCAACAAGCCTCATGGGAACGGCATCATTGACCCGGAGAACTTTTCGCCATATCCTAAGAATCCAACGATTGCAAAGTTATTTAAAGAGATCGGATGGGTTGATGAGCTTGGCTCAGGGGTTAGAAACATATACAAATACAACCGGATTTATTCAGGAGCAGACCCAGAGTTTATCGAGGGGGATGTATTTAAGACGATTATTCCGTTGACCGTCCAAGCTACCAACCATGATACCAACCAAGATACCGTCCAAGATACCAACCAAGATAATGAGGATATTAAAGGGTTATTAGAGTTTTGCAGGACCCCACGAACAAGGGAAGAAATGCAACAGTTTATGGGGCTTAATAATAGAGGACATTTTAGACAGAAAATACTTAATCCTTTAATTAAAGGAGGTCTTCTCAAAATGACCCTTCCCGACAAGCCAACAAGCAGAAATCAAAAGTATTACTCTAACAGATAA
- a CDS encoding helix-hairpin-helix domain-containing protein, producing MAGQKETLYWLWLRLIPGIGPVAQRRLLQHFGSPVRIYEADEVDLEKVSGIGRTLARKVLDSRELSKAERLLETMEKKGIHLLTIMDEGYSDRMKVDPTDFGNLY from the coding sequence ATGGCGGGGCAGAAAGAAACACTTTACTGGCTGTGGCTTCGGCTGATTCCCGGAATCGGGCCGGTGGCCCAACGGCGGTTGCTGCAGCATTTTGGATCGCCGGTCAGGATATATGAAGCCGACGAGGTAGACCTGGAAAAGGTTTCGGGGATTGGACGGACCTTGGCGAGAAAAGTGCTGGACTCCCGGGAACTTTCCAAGGCAGAACGCTTATTGGAGACCATGGAGAAAAAGGGGATTCACCTTTTAACCATCATGGATGAAGGCTATTCAGATAGAATGAAAGTAGACCCAACAGACTTCGGGAATCTGTATTGA
- a CDS encoding UDP-N-acetylglucosamine 4,6-dehydratase family protein yields MKIRFLYVGKWNGERKRPEWIVDVISKADITREVEIEDLLGRDPVNLDIELISSYICERTVMITGAGGSIGSELCRQIAEFRPAKLVMLDIYENHLYELQLELRNKYPNLTINVWIGSVRDMDRVRELFFMERPEVVFHAAAHKHVPLMEDSPVEAIKNNVFGTKNVAISAHEASVKKCVMISTDKAVNPTSVMGASKRLAEMVVQALDEDSETEFVSVRFGNVLGSSGSVIPLFKKQIAEGGPLTVTHQEMIRYFMTIPEAVQLVIQAGGMACGGEVFVLDMGEPVRIMDLAENLIRLSGFEPGEDIDIKVTGLRPGEKLFEELLLDTEEMEATVHKKIYIEKPLGKNWDTLNQELCHLSKKMEEMSMEEVKKAVMQLIDSYDPTGRRV; encoded by the coding sequence GTGAAAATACGATTCTTATATGTTGGGAAATGGAACGGTGAAAGAAAGCGACCAGAATGGATTGTCGATGTGATCTCAAAGGCTGATATAACAAGAGAAGTGGAAATTGAAGATTTATTGGGAAGAGATCCGGTTAATCTAGATATTGAGCTAATAAGTAGCTATATCTGTGAAAGAACAGTAATGATAACGGGAGCTGGTGGTTCTATTGGATCGGAACTATGTCGGCAGATCGCTGAGTTTCGTCCTGCGAAACTTGTCATGCTGGATATATATGAAAATCATTTATACGAACTTCAATTAGAGCTGCGGAATAAGTATCCGAATCTGACGATAAACGTATGGATTGGTTCTGTGAGAGATATGGACAGAGTGAGGGAGTTGTTTTTTATGGAAAGACCAGAGGTGGTTTTTCATGCGGCAGCACATAAGCATGTTCCTTTAATGGAGGACAGTCCGGTTGAAGCTATTAAAAACAATGTGTTTGGCACGAAGAATGTGGCTATTTCGGCTCATGAAGCAAGTGTTAAAAAATGTGTGATGATTTCTACAGATAAAGCGGTTAACCCTACCAGTGTTATGGGTGCTAGTAAACGACTAGCAGAGATGGTGGTTCAAGCATTGGATGAAGACAGTGAAACGGAATTTGTATCTGTTCGCTTTGGAAACGTTTTAGGTTCTAGTGGAAGCGTGATTCCTCTTTTCAAAAAACAAATTGCTGAAGGAGGACCATTGACGGTTACTCACCAAGAAATGATCCGTTATTTCATGACAATACCGGAAGCTGTGCAATTGGTAATTCAGGCTGGAGGCATGGCATGTGGTGGTGAAGTTTTTGTATTAGATATGGGAGAACCGGTTAGGATTATGGATCTTGCAGAGAATCTTATTCGGTTGAGTGGTTTTGAACCTGGTGAAGATATTGATATTAAAGTGACTGGTTTGAGACCGGGCGAGAAATTATTTGAAGAATTATTGTTGGATACTGAAGAAATGGAAGCAACGGTACATAAAAAAATATATATTGAAAAGCCGCTAGGGAAAAATTGGGATACATTAAATCAGGAATTATGTCATCTTTCTAAAAAAATGGAAGAAATGTCGATGGAAGAAGTGAAAAAAGCAGTGATGCAGCTAATCGATAGCTATGATCCAACAGGGCGAAGGGTGTGA